A single window of Streptomyces xanthii DNA harbors:
- a CDS encoding methionine ABC transporter permease — MTWSEMQPLLSQACWDTLYMVGWSTLIAIVGGLPLGVLLVLTDRGGLLQNALVNKIIGQVVNIVRSMPFIILMVALMSFTRAVVGTTIGREAAIVPLAIGAIPFFARLVETAVREVDGGLVEAVQSMGGNTWTVVRKVLVPESLPSLISATTTTIVALIGYSAMAGTVGAGGLGDIAIRYGYQRFEGNLMWITVAVLAVVISLIQFAGDSGARVLHRRAGKGGEPLRFRLFGGFLPGGPVAAEATAGTTGKTAG, encoded by the coding sequence GTGACCTGGTCGGAGATGCAGCCGCTGCTGTCCCAGGCGTGTTGGGACACCCTCTACATGGTCGGCTGGTCCACGCTCATCGCCATCGTCGGCGGCCTCCCGCTCGGCGTGCTGCTCGTCCTCACGGACCGCGGCGGACTGCTCCAGAACGCCCTGGTGAACAAGATCATCGGGCAGGTCGTGAACATCGTCCGCTCGATGCCCTTCATCATCCTGATGGTCGCGCTCATGAGCTTCACCCGCGCGGTCGTCGGCACCACCATCGGCCGCGAGGCCGCCATCGTGCCGCTCGCCATCGGCGCCATCCCGTTCTTCGCCCGGCTCGTCGAGACCGCCGTGCGCGAGGTCGACGGCGGTCTGGTCGAGGCCGTCCAGTCCATGGGCGGCAACACCTGGACCGTCGTGCGCAAGGTCCTCGTGCCCGAGTCGCTGCCCTCGCTGATCTCCGCGACCACCACGACGATCGTCGCCCTCATCGGCTACTCGGCCATGGCGGGCACCGTCGGCGCCGGCGGCCTCGGCGACATCGCGATCCGCTACGGCTACCAGCGCTTCGAGGGCAACCTCATGTGGATCACCGTCGCGGTCCTCGCCGTCGTCATCTCGCTCATCCAGTTCGCGGGCGACAGCGGGGCGCGCGTCCTGCACCGCCGCGCCGGCAAGGGCGGCGAACCGCTCCGCTTCCGCCTGTTCGGCGGCTTCCTCCCCGGCGGCCCCGTAGCCGCCGAAGCCACCGCGGGCACCACCGGCAAGACCGCCGGCTGA
- a CDS encoding MetQ/NlpA family ABC transporter substrate-binding protein — protein sequence MRNTTKITAAVLVTGALTLGLSACGSDKGDAKAKASDPLVVAATPVPHAEVLNYIKDNLAKKEGLNLEVKEFTDYVQPNNATEDGSVDANYFQTVPYLEDFNKKNGTHLKSVAVVHLEPLGLYSEKFKKIDELKKGGTIALPNDADNESRALRFLASTGVIGLKKGSEATATPQDIAKNPKDLQFKEVEAAQTPRSLQDVDGAVINGNYAIGADLNPAKDALALESTKGNAYNNVLAVKEGNENDPRVKKLAKLLTSPEVKKFIEDKYKGSVLPSF from the coding sequence GTGCGTAACACCACCAAGATCACCGCTGCTGTCCTCGTCACCGGAGCCCTCACCCTCGGCCTCAGCGCCTGCGGCTCCGACAAGGGCGACGCCAAGGCCAAGGCCTCCGACCCCCTGGTCGTCGCGGCCACTCCCGTCCCGCACGCCGAGGTCCTGAACTACATCAAGGACAACCTGGCGAAGAAGGAAGGCCTCAACCTCGAGGTCAAGGAGTTCACGGACTACGTCCAGCCGAACAACGCCACCGAGGACGGCTCGGTCGACGCCAACTACTTCCAGACCGTTCCGTACCTGGAAGACTTCAACAAGAAGAACGGCACGCACCTCAAGTCCGTCGCGGTCGTCCACCTCGAGCCCCTCGGCCTCTACTCCGAGAAGTTCAAGAAGATCGACGAGCTCAAGAAGGGCGGCACCATCGCCCTCCCGAACGACGCCGACAACGAGAGCCGCGCCCTGCGCTTCCTCGCCTCGACCGGCGTCATCGGCCTGAAGAAGGGCTCGGAGGCCACGGCCACCCCGCAGGACATCGCCAAGAACCCGAAGGACCTCCAGTTCAAGGAGGTCGAGGCGGCGCAGACCCCGCGCTCCCTGCAGGACGTCGACGGCGCGGTGATCAACGGCAACTACGCCATCGGTGCCGACCTGAACCCGGCCAAGGACGCCCTCGCCCTCGAGTCGACGAAGGGCAACGCGTACAACAACGTCCTCGCCGTCAAGGAGGGCAACGAGAACGACCCCCGCGTGAAGAAGCTCGCCAAGCTCCTCACCTCGCCCGAGGTCAAGAAGTTCATCGAGGACAAGTACAAGGGCTCCGTCCTGCCCTCGTTCTGA
- a CDS encoding GNAT family N-acetyltransferase: MTNTFPEISISTERLVLRPLDEDDVPALTEMMNDELVAAWTSVPQPFTEEGARRWITEYAPRERTSGRGLDLAVTEFLTQRLVGVVQLTKTNWHVRATELSYIVAPWARGEGYASEAALATAQWLFRDQRMERIELRTAADNTASQQVAQKIGCISEGVLRNACIARTRTEDGGWAEVRTDFIVWSLLPEDLEGVTEQLAEAGGFTAFSDWN, from the coding sequence ATGACGAACACCTTCCCCGAGATCTCCATCAGCACGGAGCGCTTGGTGCTGCGCCCCCTCGACGAGGACGACGTCCCCGCCCTCACCGAGATGATGAACGACGAGCTCGTCGCCGCCTGGACCTCGGTCCCGCAGCCCTTCACCGAGGAGGGCGCCCGCCGCTGGATCACCGAGTACGCGCCCCGCGAGCGCACCTCGGGACGCGGCCTCGACCTCGCCGTCACCGAGTTCCTCACCCAGCGCCTCGTCGGCGTCGTCCAGCTCACCAAGACCAACTGGCACGTACGCGCCACCGAGTTGTCGTACATCGTCGCCCCCTGGGCCCGCGGCGAGGGGTACGCCTCCGAGGCCGCGCTCGCCACCGCCCAGTGGCTCTTCCGCGACCAGCGCATGGAGCGCATCGAACTGCGCACCGCCGCCGACAACACGGCCTCCCAGCAGGTCGCCCAGAAGATCGGCTGCATCAGCGAAGGCGTCCTGCGCAACGCGTGCATAGCGCGTACGCGCACGGAGGACGGCGGCTGGGCCGAGGTCCGCACGGACTTCATCGTGTGGAGCCTCCTCCCGGAGGACCTCGAAGGCGTCACGGAGCAGCTCGCGGAGGCCGGCGGCTTCACCGCCTTCTCCGACTGGAACTGA
- the cbiE gene encoding precorrin-6y C5,15-methyltransferase (decarboxylating) subunit CbiE translates to MADRVTVIGWDGSPLTAAARSALGAATLVAGAAHHLALPEVPPTAERIRLGSVSLAARRITAHRGTAVVLADGDPGFFGVVRTLRAPEYGLEVEVVPAVSAVAQAFARAGMPWDDAKVVVAHRRTLRRAVNVCRAHTKVAVLTSPGAGPAELGLLLEGVHRTFVICEELGTDREQVTVVTSDKAADHTWRDPNVVIVIGGPAAAIPENGGWLAGGEPGTAPRGWALPAAEYTGPFGEGETEQLRAAQLARLGPRTGDLVWDIGCGSGAFTAESARFGAAVIAVDSDPDACARTLATTRRLGVQAQIVHGTAPHVLEDLPEPDVVRVGGGGAAVVSAVADRRPARIVTHAATRDAAELVGRDLTEHGYEVECALLQSVELDTRRWTEKERTVGFLLSGRLPDRHP, encoded by the coding sequence ATGGCCGACCGGGTCACGGTGATCGGCTGGGACGGCTCGCCCCTGACCGCGGCGGCCCGCTCCGCACTCGGCGCCGCCACCCTCGTGGCCGGTGCCGCCCACCACCTGGCACTGCCCGAGGTCCCGCCCACCGCGGAGCGGATCCGGCTCGGCAGCGTCTCCCTCGCCGCGCGCCGCATCACCGCCCACCGCGGCACCGCCGTCGTCCTCGCCGACGGCGACCCCGGCTTCTTCGGCGTCGTCCGCACCCTGCGCGCCCCCGAGTACGGACTCGAGGTCGAGGTCGTCCCCGCCGTCTCCGCCGTCGCCCAGGCCTTCGCCCGCGCCGGCATGCCCTGGGACGACGCCAAGGTGGTCGTCGCACACCGCCGCACCCTGCGCCGTGCGGTCAACGTGTGCCGCGCCCACACGAAGGTCGCCGTACTGACCTCACCCGGCGCGGGCCCCGCCGAACTCGGCCTGCTCCTCGAAGGCGTCCACCGCACCTTCGTCATCTGCGAGGAACTCGGCACCGACCGCGAACAGGTCACCGTCGTCACCTCCGACAAGGCTGCCGACCACACCTGGCGCGACCCCAACGTCGTCATCGTCATCGGCGGCCCCGCCGCGGCCATCCCCGAGAACGGCGGCTGGCTCGCGGGCGGCGAGCCCGGCACCGCGCCCCGCGGCTGGGCCCTGCCCGCCGCCGAGTACACCGGCCCCTTCGGCGAGGGTGAGACCGAACAACTGCGCGCCGCCCAACTCGCCCGCCTGGGCCCGCGCACCGGCGACCTGGTCTGGGACATCGGCTGCGGCAGCGGCGCCTTCACCGCCGAGTCCGCCCGCTTCGGCGCCGCGGTCATCGCCGTCGACAGCGACCCCGACGCCTGCGCCCGCACCCTCGCCACCACCCGCCGCCTCGGCGTCCAGGCCCAGATCGTGCACGGCACCGCCCCGCACGTCCTGGAGGACCTGCCCGAACCCGACGTCGTACGGGTCGGCGGCGGGGGAGCGGCGGTCGTCTCCGCGGTCGCCGACCGGCGCCCCGCCCGCATCGTCACCCACGCGGCGACACGCGACGCGGCCGAACTCGTCGGCAGGGACCTGACGGAGCACGGTTACGAAGTCGAGTGCGCCCTCCTGCAATCCGTCGAACTGGACACTCGCCGCTGGACGGAGAAGGAGCGGACCGTGGGGTTCCTGCTGTCCGGGCGCCTTCCGGATCGCCACCCGTGA
- the cobT gene encoding nicotinate-nucleotide--dimethylbenzimidazole phosphoribosyltransferase, translated as MTETGQVPGEGLPENAGGVDQPGVPAPGAYTYLDPADAVAEDDELLLMPGSQGAWGQPQVATPPHQQQPGPAVVHEPGPHEMAGRDSGHHDLGAMQMPQAQAQAQTPSQGGPRRPLHMGPPVPETGTGPVRSLADRGPAQQTPPQAMPMHQSGPPTTGPEYLDVPPQGAAPWGQPAGTQPQQAGYDPATGMPVPAAETVVPESAAAQYADHSGQFPQPQGPGAAQDFQPVPEQQPVGAYAGPPEQVVAYAGAPDMQAAQGAQGAQQFAGEQPLGQFVPVEGSVPTTPHLAPTPPQAMVVPPLPEPAGEQPVAEQAAPAPEQPVAEQSLPEQQVAEQPLPEQQSLPEQQSLPEQQPLPEQQAAEPHAGEQQPVAEPQQAADQPAGDQPAADQPVAEAPVAEAPVAEAVAETPAQQPVTELVVEPVAEAPQTEQAQPGQPEQAQPEQTAEPQTAEPQEAPAQEPQGQGPQIQEQPAQQPQAVEPAQDGAQPVAQAPEAPVAEPAEEPQSPEQQAAEPEQPVAQEPAEPAAEEQPAELPVEEPVAAAVPAPRDGAAADDESAPAQSADDLPIAEGDADAEPEPTLAGPAAPAYDDAEREAVLRVMRERRDIRNGFRSDPIPHEVLLRVLEAAHTAPSVGHSQPWDFVVIRSADTRRTMHELAERQRDAYAKSLPKGRAKQFKELKIEAILDTPVNIVVTADPTRGGRHTLGRHTQPQMAPYSSALAVENLWLAARAEGLGVGWVSFFDEREMVRTLGLPEHLEVVAYLCVGYVDEFPAEPELMQAGWSKRRPLSWVVHEETYGRRALPGEDPHDLLAETVSNIRPLDAKALGEAWERQKRMTKPAGALGMLEIISAQLSGLSRMCPPPIPEPAAVAIFAGDHGVHAQGVTPWPQEVTGQMVANFLGGGAVCNAFANQVGAEVCVIDVGVASELPATPGLLPRKVRAGTSDMTTGPALTREEVKAAVEVGIETARDLVAAGNKALLTGEMGIANTTASAALISVYTEADPAEVTGRGTGINDETHARKVEVVRRALELHQPDPADPIGVLAAVGGLEHAALVGLLLGGASLRTPVILDGVSAGAAALVARAIAPEVLAACIAGHRSAEPGHVAALNKLGLRPLVDLDLRLGEGTGALLALPIVQSAARAMHEVATFDSAGVTEK; from the coding sequence ATGACCGAAACCGGTCAGGTTCCGGGCGAAGGACTGCCGGAGAACGCGGGAGGGGTGGACCAGCCGGGCGTTCCCGCCCCGGGCGCGTACACCTACCTCGATCCCGCCGACGCCGTCGCCGAGGACGATGAACTGCTCCTGATGCCGGGCTCCCAGGGCGCCTGGGGCCAGCCCCAGGTCGCGACGCCCCCGCACCAGCAGCAGCCGGGCCCCGCCGTCGTGCACGAGCCCGGCCCGCACGAGATGGCCGGCCGCGACAGCGGTCACCACGACCTCGGCGCGATGCAGATGCCGCAGGCCCAGGCCCAGGCCCAGACCCCGAGTCAGGGCGGCCCGCGCCGCCCGCTGCACATGGGCCCGCCCGTGCCCGAGACCGGTACCGGCCCCGTGCGTTCCCTCGCCGACCGCGGCCCCGCGCAGCAGACGCCGCCGCAGGCCATGCCGATGCACCAGTCCGGGCCGCCCACCACCGGCCCCGAGTACCTCGACGTGCCGCCGCAGGGCGCCGCACCGTGGGGGCAGCCCGCCGGCACGCAGCCGCAGCAGGCCGGGTACGACCCGGCGACCGGGATGCCCGTCCCGGCCGCAGAAACGGTCGTCCCGGAGTCCGCCGCGGCGCAGTACGCCGACCACTCCGGACAGTTCCCGCAGCCTCAGGGGCCGGGCGCCGCCCAGGACTTCCAGCCCGTGCCCGAGCAGCAGCCGGTCGGCGCGTACGCCGGGCCGCCGGAGCAGGTCGTCGCGTACGCCGGGGCGCCCGACATGCAGGCCGCACAGGGTGCGCAGGGTGCGCAGCAGTTCGCCGGTGAGCAGCCGCTGGGCCAGTTCGTGCCCGTGGAGGGCTCGGTGCCCACCACGCCGCACCTGGCGCCGACGCCGCCGCAGGCCATGGTCGTACCGCCGCTGCCGGAGCCGGCCGGTGAGCAGCCGGTCGCCGAGCAGGCCGCTCCCGCGCCGGAGCAGCCGGTGGCCGAGCAGTCGCTCCCCGAGCAGCAGGTGGCCGAACAGCCCCTCCCTGAACAGCAGTCCCTCCCCGAACAGCAGTCCCTCCCCGAGCAGCAGCCCCTTCCCGAGCAGCAGGCCGCCGAGCCGCACGCCGGGGAGCAGCAGCCGGTCGCCGAGCCGCAGCAGGCAGCCGACCAGCCCGCGGGTGACCAGCCCGCCGCCGATCAGCCCGTCGCCGAGGCGCCGGTCGCCGAAGCGCCGGTCGCCGAGGCCGTGGCGGAGACGCCCGCGCAGCAGCCGGTCACCGAGCTCGTCGTCGAGCCCGTGGCCGAGGCCCCGCAGACCGAGCAGGCCCAGCCCGGGCAGCCGGAACAGGCGCAGCCGGAGCAGACCGCCGAGCCGCAGACCGCCGAGCCCCAGGAGGCCCCGGCGCAGGAGCCGCAGGGCCAGGGCCCGCAGATCCAGGAGCAGCCCGCGCAGCAGCCGCAGGCCGTCGAGCCGGCCCAGGACGGGGCCCAGCCGGTCGCGCAGGCCCCCGAGGCTCCCGTGGCCGAGCCGGCCGAGGAGCCGCAGAGCCCGGAGCAGCAGGCCGCCGAGCCCGAGCAGCCCGTGGCGCAGGAGCCCGCCGAGCCCGCCGCAGAGGAGCAGCCCGCCGAACTCCCCGTCGAGGAGCCCGTCGCCGCAGCCGTCCCGGCCCCGCGCGACGGCGCCGCCGCCGACGACGAGTCCGCGCCGGCCCAGTCCGCCGACGACCTGCCCATCGCCGAGGGCGACGCCGACGCCGAGCCGGAGCCCACGCTCGCCGGCCCCGCGGCCCCCGCCTACGACGACGCCGAGCGCGAGGCCGTGCTGCGCGTCATGCGCGAGCGCCGCGACATCCGCAACGGCTTCCGCAGCGACCCCATCCCGCACGAGGTGCTGCTGCGTGTCCTGGAGGCCGCCCACACGGCGCCCTCCGTGGGCCACTCGCAGCCCTGGGACTTCGTCGTCATCCGCTCCGCCGACACCCGGCGCACGATGCACGAACTCGCCGAGCGCCAGCGGGACGCGTATGCCAAGTCCCTGCCCAAGGGCCGCGCGAAGCAGTTCAAGGAACTGAAGATCGAGGCCATCCTCGACACCCCGGTCAACATCGTGGTCACCGCCGACCCGACCCGCGGCGGCCGCCACACCCTCGGCCGGCACACCCAGCCGCAGATGGCCCCGTACTCCTCCGCGCTCGCGGTCGAGAACCTGTGGCTCGCCGCCCGCGCCGAGGGCCTCGGCGTCGGCTGGGTCTCCTTCTTCGACGAGCGCGAGATGGTCCGCACGCTCGGTCTGCCCGAGCACCTCGAAGTGGTCGCGTACCTGTGCGTCGGCTACGTCGACGAGTTCCCGGCCGAGCCCGAGCTGATGCAGGCCGGCTGGTCCAAGCGGCGCCCGCTGTCCTGGGTCGTCCACGAGGAGACGTACGGGCGCCGGGCCCTGCCCGGCGAGGACCCGCACGACCTGCTCGCCGAGACCGTCTCCAACATCCGCCCGCTGGACGCCAAGGCGCTCGGCGAGGCATGGGAGCGGCAGAAGCGCATGACCAAGCCGGCCGGCGCCCTCGGCATGCTGGAGATCATCTCCGCGCAGCTGTCGGGCCTGTCCCGGATGTGCCCGCCGCCGATCCCGGAGCCCGCGGCCGTCGCGATCTTCGCCGGCGACCACGGGGTGCACGCTCAGGGCGTCACCCCCTGGCCGCAGGAGGTCACCGGCCAGATGGTCGCGAACTTCCTGGGCGGCGGCGCGGTCTGCAACGCGTTCGCGAACCAGGTCGGCGCCGAGGTCTGCGTCATCGACGTGGGCGTCGCCTCCGAACTCCCGGCCACCCCCGGCCTGTTGCCGCGCAAGGTCCGCGCCGGCACCTCGGACATGACGACCGGCCCGGCCCTGACCCGCGAGGAGGTCAAGGCCGCCGTGGAGGTCGGCATCGAGACCGCCCGCGACCTGGTCGCGGCGGGCAACAAGGCGCTGCTGACCGGCGAGATGGGCATCGCGAACACCACCGCGTCCGCCGCCCTGATCTCCGTCTACACCGAGGCCGACCCCGCCGAGGTCACCGGCCGCGGCACCGGCATCAACGACGAGACGCACGCCCGCAAGGTCGAGGTCGTGCGCCGCGCCCTCGAACTGCACCAGCCCGACCCGGCGGACCCCATCGGCGTCCTCGCCGCGGTCGGCGGCCTGGAGCACGCGGCCCTCGTCGGCCTGCTCCTGGGCGGCGCGTCGCTGCGCACGCCGGTGATCCTCGACGGCGTGAGCGCCGGTGCGGCCGCCCTGGTCGCCCGGGCCATCGCGCCCGAGGTGCTCGCCGCGTGCATCGCCGGCCACCGCAGCGCCGAGCCCGGCCACGTCGCCGCGCTCAACAAGCTGGGCCTGCGCCCCCTGGTCGACCTCGACCTCCGCCTCGGCGAGGGCACGGGCGCGCTGCTCGCCCTCCCGATCGTGCAGAGCGCGGCCCGCGCGATGCACGAGGTCGCCACCTTCGACTCGGCCGGCGTCACCGAGAAGTAG
- the cobA gene encoding uroporphyrinogen-III C-methyltransferase has product MPQHPAYPVGLRLTARKTIVIGGGQVAQRRLPALIAAGADITLISPSATPSVEAMADAGEISWTRRRYEHGDLADAWYVLIATADRAANDEASAEAEANRTWCVRSDDAEAATAWTPATGRTEGVTVAVLSAEAADRDPRRTAGIRDALVEALRDGTVSVQREHKPGVALVGGGPGDPDLITVRGRRLLAEADVVIADRLGPRDLLDELPPHVEVIDAAKIPYGRQMGQEAINQALIDHAKQGKAVVRLKGGDPFVFGRGMEEAQALAAEGIPVTVVPGISSSISVPGAAGIPVTHRGVAHEFTVVSGHVAPDDERSLVDWSAMARLTGTLVILMGVDKIGKIAEALVAHGKDPETPVALVQEGTTAAQRRVDATLATVGATVLAEGVKPPAVIVIGPVVHENPVRNPR; this is encoded by the coding sequence ATGCCTCAGCACCCCGCGTACCCCGTAGGCCTCCGCCTGACCGCCCGCAAGACGATCGTCATCGGCGGCGGCCAGGTCGCCCAGCGCCGGCTCCCCGCCCTGATCGCGGCGGGCGCGGACATCACCCTGATCTCCCCCTCGGCCACCCCCTCCGTCGAGGCGATGGCCGACGCGGGCGAGATCAGCTGGACCCGCCGCCGCTACGAGCACGGCGACCTGGCGGACGCCTGGTACGTGCTGATCGCCACCGCCGACCGTGCCGCGAACGACGAGGCCTCCGCCGAGGCCGAGGCCAACCGGACGTGGTGCGTCCGCTCCGACGACGCCGAGGCGGCCACCGCCTGGACCCCGGCCACCGGCCGCACCGAGGGCGTCACCGTCGCGGTCCTGTCCGCCGAGGCCGCCGACCGCGACCCGCGCCGCACCGCCGGCATCCGCGACGCCCTCGTCGAGGCCCTGCGCGACGGCACCGTCTCGGTCCAGCGCGAGCACAAGCCGGGCGTGGCCCTGGTCGGCGGCGGGCCCGGCGACCCCGACCTGATCACGGTGCGCGGCCGCCGCCTGCTCGCCGAGGCCGATGTCGTCATCGCCGACCGGCTCGGCCCCCGCGACCTGCTCGACGAACTCCCGCCGCACGTCGAGGTGATCGACGCCGCGAAGATCCCGTACGGCCGTCAGATGGGCCAGGAGGCGATCAACCAGGCGCTGATCGACCACGCCAAGCAGGGCAAGGCCGTGGTCCGGCTCAAGGGCGGCGACCCGTTCGTGTTCGGGCGCGGCATGGAGGAGGCCCAGGCGCTCGCCGCCGAGGGCATCCCGGTCACCGTCGTCCCCGGCATCTCCAGCTCGATCTCGGTGCCCGGCGCCGCCGGCATCCCGGTCACCCACCGCGGGGTCGCGCACGAGTTCACTGTGGTCAGCGGCCATGTCGCGCCGGACGACGAGCGTTCCCTCGTCGACTGGTCCGCGATGGCCCGGCTGACCGGAACCCTCGTGATCCTCATGGGCGTCGACAAGATCGGCAAGATCGCCGAGGCGCTCGTCGCCCACGGCAAGGACCCCGAGACCCCCGTCGCCCTGGTCCAGGAAGGCACCACCGCCGCCCAGCGCCGCGTGGACGCCACCCTCGCCACCGTCGGCGCGACGGTCCTCGCCGAGGGCGTGAAGCCCCCGGCCGTCATCGTGATCGGCCCCGTCGTCCACGAGAACCCCGTACGTAACCCGCGGTAA
- a CDS encoding TrmH family RNA methyltransferase, with protein MAEPRGLITIEDPDDPRLRDYTGLTDVELRRKREPAEGLFIAEGEKVIRRARLAGYEMRSMLLSAKWVDVMRDVIDEVPAPVYAVAPDLAEQVTGYHVHRGALASMQRKPLPTSDELLTTARRVVVMESVNDHTNIGAIFRSAAALGMDAVLLSPDCADPLYRRSVKVSMGAVFSVPYARLEAWPKSLETVREAGFNLLALTPADQAKSLDEVAPHRMDRVALMLGAEGDGLSTKALMAADEWVRIPMAHGVDSLNVGAAAAVAFYAVATGRPEL; from the coding sequence GTGGCAGAACCCAGAGGTCTCATCACCATCGAGGACCCCGACGACCCGCGCCTGCGCGACTACACCGGCCTGACCGACGTCGAGCTGCGCCGCAAGCGCGAGCCGGCGGAGGGCCTGTTCATCGCAGAGGGCGAGAAGGTCATCCGGCGCGCCAGGCTGGCCGGGTACGAGATGCGCTCGATGCTCCTGTCCGCGAAGTGGGTCGACGTCATGCGCGACGTCATCGACGAGGTCCCCGCCCCGGTCTACGCGGTCGCCCCCGACCTGGCCGAACAGGTCACGGGCTACCACGTGCACCGCGGCGCCCTCGCCTCGATGCAGCGCAAGCCGCTGCCCACCTCCGACGAACTCCTCACCACCGCCCGCCGGGTCGTCGTCATGGAGTCCGTCAACGACCACACCAACATCGGCGCGATCTTCCGCTCCGCCGCGGCCCTCGGCATGGACGCAGTCCTGCTCTCGCCGGACTGCGCGGACCCGCTGTACCGCCGCTCGGTGAAGGTCTCCATGGGCGCCGTCTTCTCGGTCCCGTACGCCCGCCTGGAGGCCTGGCCGAAGTCGCTGGAGACGGTCCGCGAGGCCGGCTTCAACCTCCTCGCGCTCACCCCCGCCGACCAGGCCAAGTCACTCGACGAGGTCGCCCCGCACCGCATGGACCGGGTGGCGCTCATGCTCGGCGCCGAGGGCGACGGTCTGTCCACCAAGGCCCTGATGGCCGCCGACGAATGGGTCCGCATCCCGATGGCCCACGGCGTCGACTCGCTCAACGTGGGCGCGGCCGCGGCCGTCGCCTTCTACGCCGTCGCCACGGGACGCCCCGAGCTCTGA
- a CDS encoding serine/threonine-protein kinase: MNMAMMRLRREDPRVVGSFRLHRRLGAGGMGVVYLGSDRRGQRVALKVIRPDLAEDQEFRSRFAREVSAARRIRGGCTARLVAADLEADRPWFATQYVPGPSLHDKVAEEGPMAAADVAAVGAALSEGLVAVHEAGVVHRDLKPSNILLSPKGPRIIDFGIAWATGASTLTHVGTAVGSPGFLAPEQVRGAAVTPATDVFALGATLAYTAMGDSPFGHGSSEVMLYRVVHEEAQLHGVPDALAPLLRACLAKDPEERPSTLQLSLRLKEIAAREAQGLGEARPPAPRTDPDRPTGRLTETYTERVDRGERTTQRRTQPGTQGPRTGGGGRGPAPRSTNPRSGSRPAPRSGAGRPAPRTNGTGTGKKLRPANPRLLRQRLFVFVVVTLLVALAIAAAQGCQGPSRGLGDDHRPATGPASTAPDSPRPES, encoded by the coding sequence ATGAACATGGCGATGATGCGCCTGAGGCGCGAGGACCCGCGCGTCGTCGGCTCGTTCAGGCTTCACAGACGGCTCGGGGCCGGCGGGATGGGCGTCGTCTATCTCGGTTCCGACCGGCGGGGGCAGCGCGTCGCGCTCAAGGTGATCCGCCCCGACCTGGCCGAGGACCAGGAGTTCCGCTCGCGGTTCGCGCGCGAGGTGTCCGCCGCGCGGCGGATCCGCGGCGGCTGCACGGCGCGGCTCGTGGCCGCCGACCTCGAGGCCGACCGGCCGTGGTTCGCGACGCAGTACGTGCCCGGGCCCTCGCTGCACGACAAGGTCGCCGAGGAGGGCCCGATGGCGGCCGCGGACGTCGCCGCCGTCGGGGCCGCGCTGTCCGAGGGGCTCGTCGCGGTCCACGAGGCGGGGGTCGTGCACCGTGACCTCAAGCCGTCCAACATCCTGCTGTCCCCGAAGGGGCCGCGGATCATCGACTTCGGCATCGCGTGGGCGACCGGCGCCTCGACGCTGACCCACGTGGGCACCGCCGTGGGCTCCCCCGGCTTCCTCGCGCCGGAGCAGGTGCGCGGGGCCGCGGTGACGCCGGCGACCGACGTGTTCGCGCTGGGGGCGACGCTCGCGTACACGGCGATGGGCGACTCGCCCTTCGGGCACGGCAGTTCCGAGGTGATGCTGTACCGCGTCGTGCACGAGGAGGCGCAGCTGCACGGGGTGCCGGACGCGCTGGCGCCGCTGCTGCGCGCGTGCCTGGCGAAGGACCCCGAGGAGCGGCCGAGCACGCTGCAGCTGTCGCTGCGGCTGAAGGAGATCGCGGCCCGTGAGGCGCAGGGGCTCGGCGAGGCCCGGCCGCCGGCGCCGCGCACGGACCCGGACCGTCCGACGGGCCGGCTCACCGAGACGTACACGGAGCGCGTGGACCGCGGCGAGCGGACCACGCAGCGGCGCACCCAGCCGGGTACGCAGGGGCCGCGGACCGGGGGCGGCGGCCGGGGTCCGGCGCCGCGCTCGACGAACCCGCGCTCGGGCAGCCGCCCCGCGCCGCGCAGTGGCGCGGGACGGCCCGCGCCGCGGACGAACGGGACGGGCACCGGCAAGAAGCTGCGTCCGGCCAATCCCCGGCTGCTGCGTCAGCGGCTGTTCGTGTTCGTGGTGGTGACGCTGCTGGTGGCGCTGGCGATCGCGGCGGCCCAGGGCTGCCAGGGCCCCTCGCGCGGGCTCGGCGACGACCACCGGCCGGCCACCGGCCCGGCGAGCACCGCGCCCGACTCGCCTCGCCCGGAGAGCTGA